The following coding sequences are from one Acipenser ruthenus chromosome 7, fAciRut3.2 maternal haplotype, whole genome shotgun sequence window:
- the LOC117414904 gene encoding protein phosphatase 1K, mitochondrial-like, whose product MSMAIAFFRHGKVVVERAVNISAFRSKNYCPTLARGISSTSGRKNLAAVAERRVQHLDSWDHFGIWLDEPIVLPPRSVDASHNKKTDIPNVGCASLIGKRKENEDRYCIGKLSDSIYFFAVFDGHGGDAAAEFCSRNLRHFMKRNLQLESDLESVLVKSFLQIDNAFMQSLYSSGEDDALSAGTTSTVALLRNKTELVVASVGDSPAVLCREGKAEPLTEDHSPRRKDERQRIQQCGGFIDWNSAGEPYVNGRLAMTRSIGDLQVKPYGVTAEPEVTTVKLQHTKDCFLVLTTDGVSGFMEGQEMCDIVKKCQDPSEAALIVTDQALQYGSQDNVTTMVVPFGAWGKYKNALTSSSFGRIMVSSGRWS is encoded by the exons ATGTCTATGGCCATCGCATTTTTCAGACATGGAAAGGTTGTGGTTGAGAGAGCAGTAAATATCAGCGCATTCCGTAGTAAGAATTATTGCCCCACCTTAGCCCGAGGGATTTCATCAACCAGCGGAAGAAAGAATTTGGCAGCCGTAGCAGAGAGGCGTGTTCAGCACCTCGACTCTTGGGACCATTTCGGAATTTGGTTAGATGAGCCTATTGTGCTTCCGCCTCGTTCAGTAGATGCAAGCCACAACAAAAAAACCGACATTCCCAATGTTGGCTGTGCAAGTCTTATtggaaaaagaaaagagaacGAAGACCGTTACTGCATTGGAAAGCTTTCCGACAGCATTTATTTCTTCGCGGTTTTCGATGGCCATGGCGGAGATGCCGCTGCTGAGTTTTGCTCCAGGAACCTGCGTCACTTCATGAA GAGAAACCTTCAGTTGGAATCTGATCTTGAATCAGTTCTAGTGAAGTCCTTCCTTCAAATCGACAATGCCTTCATGCAGAGCCTTTACAGTTCAGGAGAAG aTGATGCGCTCTCTGCTGGAACGACATCGACCGTTGCCTTGCTGCGCAATAAGACTGAGCTTGTGGTTGCAAGTGTTGGAGACAGTCCAGCTGTCCTCTGCCGTGAGGGAAAAGCAGAACCCTTAACTGAAGATCACAGCCCAAGGCGAAAAGATGAAAGGCAAAG AATTCAGCAGTGTGGTGGTTTCATTGACTGGAACAGTGCTGGTGAGCCTTATGTCAATGGAAGGCTGGCTATGACTCGGAGTATTGGTGATCTCCAAGTTAAACCTTACGGAGTGACAGCAGAGCCTGAAGTTACTACAGTAAAG ttgcaaCATACCAAAGATTGCTTCCTGGTCTTAACAACTGATGGAGTTAGTGGGTTCATGGAAGGACAAGAAATGTGTGACATTGTGAAGAAGTGTCAGGATCCATCAGAAGCTGCTCTTATTGTTACTGATCAA GCGCTGCAGTATGGATCGCAAGATAATGTAACTACGATGGTGGTACCATTTGGCGCATGGGGAAAATACAAGAATGCCCTGACATCCTCAAGCTTTGGAAGAATCATGGTGTCTAGTGGCCGGTGGAGTTAA